The following is a genomic window from Photobacterium sp. GJ3.
TTCCGCCAGCTGATGGATTACGCGGGCGCAATCACTGGATTCAAGCCCTCGAAAGACCCGTTTTTCATGTCGATGCAGGCCAGCATTCGTGCTTTTTATCAGTCGATTGAAACCAAACAACACCCGATTCACAATGCAACCTTTGGCCGCACGCTGGTGGCCCTCTGTCACCAACTGGCCGATAAGAGTCAGGGGGCGCAGCATCTGCAAACCACCCAAGCACCCGCCGCCAAACCACAGGCAATGCCGCTGACAGACCAGCGTCCATACGACGTGCTGGTCATTGGTGGCACCGGCTTCATCGGCCGTCATGTGGTCCGCCAGTTACTGACGGCTGGCTATTCCGTCGGCATCATGGCCCGGCATCTGGACGCACTACCCGACTTTTTCCAGCACCCTGCCATTCAATGGATACAGGGGGATGTCTGCGATCAGGCCACCGTCGACCATGCTGTCAGCCGGGCGACCTATGTGATCAATCTTGCCCATGGGGGTGGCAGTGGCGACTGGCAGGCAATCCAGCACGCCATGGTCGACTCAGCCCGCTATGTCGCGCTGGCCTGCCAAAGCCACGGGATCACACGACTGGTTCATCTGGGCTCCATCGCGTCTTTATATCTGGGGAATGACCGGACCGTGATTCACAACGCATCTCCGGTTGACAGTGCGCCCCACAACCGCGCCCATTACGCCAGAGCCAAAGCCATGGCCGATCAGATGCTGATGCATGAATTCAGCACGCTGGATGTCGTGCTGCTCAGGCCCGGTATTGTGGTTGGTGAAGGCGGCCTGCTCCAACACACCGGCATTGGCTTTTTCAACAACAGTCAGTATTTCATCGGCTGGAATCTGGGCCAGAATCCATTGCCCTTCGTGCTGGTGCAGGATGTCGCCTCTGCAACTCTGGCCGCCATGACCCAGCCCGATGCCAAAGGGAAAACATTGAACTTAGTCGGAGATGTCCGTCCCACGGCCCGGGAATATGTGGCCATGCTCAGAAAAGGGCTGTCACGCCCCTATCGCTATGTGCCTCAGTTGACGCTCTGGCTCTATCTGCAGGAACTGGGAAAGTGGGCGATCAAACGCATGGCTGGCCGGCATCCCGAGATTCCATCCCTGCGAGATCTGCGCTCCCGCGCCATGAATGCCCGCTTCGATACCAGCGGGGAAAAACGGCTGCTCAACTGGCATCCGGTCAATGACTGGCAGGTGTTCTATCAGCAGGCTGTGCTGGTCCATCAGCCACCGTCAGCAACAGCGATCCACTCTCAGGCCGATCAAGCGACTCCGGCAATGCACAACGCCTTGACCCCTGACTCGTCTTCAAAAAAGGTCAGCGCACTATGACGACAGTGCTGAACGTGTTCTCAACCTTTGCACTGGGCGGGCCACAGGTCCGGTTTGCTCAGTTGGTGAATGCCCGCTCAGCACGGGAGCGCCATGTGGTGATTGCGCTCGATGGTCAGCTCGAAGCCGCCAGCCGGATTGACCCGCAAAAGCAGGTGATCTGCATCGGATTGCCTGAACTCAAGGCGCTCCCGTTGCCGGCCAAACTCCGGCGAATTGCCGGGTATTTGCGGCAATACCGGCCCGATGTCCTGATGACCTACAACTGGGGCGCGATCGAATGGGCCTTGTGTAACCGTCTGCTGACTCATTGCAAAGGGATTCACTGGGAAGACGGATTCAACCCGGAAGAATCCGCACGTCTGCTACCGAGACGCAATCTGTTCCGCAGGCTGGCGTTGGGCGGCCGGACGCAAGTGGTGGTGCCGTCGCAAACACTGATGAGCATCGCCAGGCAAAACTGGCACATTCCTGCCTGCCGTCTGGTTTATTTTCCCAACGGTATCCGGATGCCGGAACAACCGGCAATATCCGCCACCACTCGCTTCCCGACACTGATCACCCTGGCGACGCTCAGAAAGGAAAAAAACCTGATCCGTCTGATTGATACTGTGGCAGAACAGGCGCCTCAATGCCGCCTGCTGATCGGGGGCGACGGCCCGCTGAAGCCGGACATTGAAGCCTATCTCAACCATCATCAGCTGGGCGGGCGAATTCAGCTGGCGGGCCGTATTGAGCAAGTCTGGCCCTTTCTGGCTCAGGGCGATCTCTTCTGCCTGTCTTCCGATACCGAACAGATGCCACTGTCGGTTTTGGAAGCCATGGGCGCAGCCTTACCCGTCATTGCAACAGATGTCGGCGATGTAAAAACCATGGTCGCCCCGGCCAATCAGCCTTTTGTGGTCCCGCCCTCCGGATACAGCCGGGCAATGCGGGGATTACTCTCCTCCCCCGAGCTGTGGTCGGAAATCGGCCAGGCCAACCGCCGCAAGGCGCAGGAGCAATTCAGCTTTCAAGTCATGCAGGAGAACTTTGCGCGTCTGCTGACCACACCATGCTGACCGATCCCGCGTGCTATTTTATAAAGACAAAGCCTGTAAAAGCGGTACAGGCCAGACTGGCAGGGAACAGCAATCATCGGTTGTGAGGCTGAGGACGAAACTTCCACTTGTCGATTCAATTTCACAGCAGTTCGTGATACCCTGCGCGCCCTTTCTTCCACTTGAGTGACAGCGGTAATGAGCAAAGGCACGTTATATATCGTTTCGGCCCCAAGCGGCGCAGGCAAATCCAGCCTGATCAACGCCCTGCTGGAAACCAACCCGACTTATGATATGAAGGTTTCGGTTTCCCACACCACACGCGGCATGCGCCCGGGTGAAGTTCATGGTGTTCATTACAATTTCGTCAGCGTTGAAGAATTCAAAGAGTTGGCCGAACAGAGTGCTTTTTTAGAGCATGCGGAAGTGTTTGGTAATTTCTACGGCACATCGCGCCTGTGGATTGAACAACAGCTCGAGAAAGGCATTGACGTCTTTTTAGATATCGACTGGCAGGGCGCGCAGCAAATTCGCCTGCAAATGCCCCAAGCCAAAAGTATTTTTATTCTGCCCCCATCGAAAGATGAACTTGAGCGCCGCCTCAACGCCCGTGGTCAGGACAGCGAGGCCGTGATTGCCCGCCGCATGCAGGAAGCCCAGTCTGAAATCTCGCATTACACCGAGTATGACTATGTGATCGTAAACGATGACTTTGACGTGGCCCTCATGGATTTTAAGGCAATCATTCGGGCTGAGCGATTGAAGCAAGACAAACAAGCTGCTAAATATAGCAGCATGCTTTCTGCGCTACTGGCGCAACAGTAAGTAATTTTGTACAATTTTCCATCTTTTTATTAAACCCACTGGAGTCCTCGATGGCACGTGTAACTGTTCAAGATGCTGTTGATAAAATTGGCAACCGTTTCGATCTGATCCAAATTGCTTCTCGCCGTGCACGTCAAATGCAAACTGGCGGTAAGGATCCATTGGTTCCTGAAGAGAACGATAAGTACACCGTCATCGCACTGCGCGAAATCGAAGAAGGCCTGATCACGAAAGACATCCTGGATGCACGTGAGCGTCAGGAAATGCAAGAGCAGGAAGCTGCTGAACTGGCAGCCGTGAGTGCCATTGCAGGTAACCAGCGCTAATTCAAGGAAGCGGGCAATTTGTATCTCTTTGATAGCCTGAAAGAAGTTGTAATTGAATACCTGCCTGAGACTCAGATTGAGGCGCTCAGGCAGGCCTATTTAGTCGCAAGAGACGCCCACGAAGGTCAGACCCGCTCCAGCGGTGAGCCTTATATCATCCACCCGATCGCCGTCGCTCGGATTCTGGCCGAAATGCGCCTGGACTATGAGACGCTGATGGCCGCATTGCTCCACGATGTGATCGAAGACACCGAAGTCACCAAAGATGACCTCGACAGTCGATTCGGTTCCACAGTCGCCGAGCTGGTGGATGGCGTGTCTAAGCTGGATAAACTGAAATTCCGCGATCGGAAGGAAGCCCAGGCGGAGAACTTCCGCAAGATGATCATGGCCATGGCCAATGACATCCGGGTCATCCTGATCAAACTGGCCGACCGGACCCACAACATGCGCACGCTGGGTGCACTTCGCCCGGATAAACGCCGCCGTATTGCCCGCGAAACGCTGGAAATCTTCTCGCCCCTTGCCCACCGTCTGGGTATTCACAATATCAAGACTGAGCTCGAAGAGCTGGGTTTCGAGGCCCTGTATCCGAACCGCTATCGGGTGCTGAAAGAAGTGGTTGCCGCCGCACGCGGTAACCGGAAAGAAATGATCAACCGGATCCACGCCGAGATTGAAGGCCGCCTTCACGACGCGGGGATCGACGGCAAAGTTGTCGGTCGCGAAAAGAACCTGTACTCCATCTACAACAAGATGAAGAACAAGGAACAGCGCTTCCATTCCATCATGGACATCTATGCCTTCCGGGTACTGGTGAACGATCTGGATACCTGCTATCGGGTGCTGGGACAGGTGCACAATCTGTATAAACCGCGTCCGAGCCGGATGAAAGACTACATCGCCATCCCGAAAGCCAACGGCTATCAGTCGCTCCACACCTCTCTGGTCGGCCCGCACGGGGTGCCTGTCGAAGTCCAGATCCGTACAGAAGACATGGATCAGATGGCGGACAAAGGGGTTGCAGCTCACTGGACCTACAAAGACCGGGAAAGCTCCGGTACCACAGCACAGGTGAAGGCCCAGCGCTGGATGCAAAGCCTGATGGAGTTACAGCAAAGTGCCGGTAACTCATTCGAATTCATTGAAAACGTCAAATCGGATCTCTTTCCGGACGAGATTTACGTCTTCACACCGAAAGGCCGGATTGTGGAACTGCCGGTCGGTGCAACCGCCGTCGACTTTGCCTACGCCGTCCATACCGATGTCGGCAATACCTGCGTCGGTGCTAAGGTCGATCGCCAGCCTTACCCGCTGAGTAAGCCGCTGAAAAACGGCCAGACGGTCGATATCATCAGTGCGCCGGGTGCCCGACCCAATGCAGCCTGGCTCAACTATGTGGTGACCTCGCGTGCCCGGACCAAAATCCGTCAGGTGCTGAAAACCATGCGCCGCGCCGAATCCATCACCCTGGGTCGTCGCCTGCTCAATCATGCGCTGGGTGAGCTGAATATCGATCAGATTGACCCGGTCACACTCGACAAAGTTCTCAAAGATCTCCGCCTCAAGGATGCCGAATCCCTGCTGGCTGCGATCGGTCTGGGTGAGCTGATGAGCGTGGTGATTGCCCGCCGTTTACTCGGCACGCTGGAAGAAGAGCCACAGAGCGACGACAAACGCCGGATGCCGATCCGGGGTGCCGACGGTATTCTGCTGACCTTTGCCAACTGCTGTCACCCGATCCATGGCGACCCGATCATGGCCTATGTCAGTCCGGGGAAAGGTCTGGTGATTCACCGTGAGGAATGCTCGAACATCCGCGGTTATCAGAAAGAACCGGACAAATACATGCCGGTGGAATGGAGCCGCGACTTCGAGCAGGAGTTTGTCACCAACCTCAAAGTGGATATGCAGAACCATCAGGGAGCGCTGGCCGATCTGACCAATACCATCGCCAATACCGGTTCGAATATTCAGGGCCTGTCGACGGAAGAAAAAGACGGCCGCCTGTATACCATCACCGTTCGCCTGACGACCAAAGGCCGGGTGCATCTGGCCAACATCATGCGCCGGATCCGGGTGATGCCGAACGTGGTCCGGGTTGCCCGGCAGAAGAACTGATCGGGCAACGATGCCCGACTGTGAATGAACTGACAAACGCCCGAAACGGGCGTTTGTGCTTTCCCGAGTGCTGAACAAATCAGCCTGAACTGTAACAAGAACGAAGCCCATGACCCCAGAACGCTTTGCGCGGATTCAGTCCGTCCTGGCCACCCGTCAGACCGATTTAACTTTGTGCCTGGAAGAAGTGCACAAGCCCAATAACGTCTCTGCCATCATTCGAACCGCAGACGCCGTGGGCGTGCACAAAGTCCATGCCGTCTGGCCAAACGACATGCGGGTACTGAGCCATACCTCGGCAGGCGCCCGGAACTGGGTCGAACTGCAAACCCATGACACCATGGCCAGCGCGGTCGGCCAGCTGAAAAGCGAAGGGATGCAGGTTCTGGCCACTCATCTTTCTGATCGCGCAGTTGATTTTCGCGAGATTGATTACACAAAACCCACGGCCATCATTCTGGGCGGCGAAAAAAACGGGATCACACCCGAAGCCTTAGCACTGGCCGATCAGGACATCATCATTCCCATGGTGGGTATGGTACAGTCGCTGAACGTCTCGGTTGCCAGCGCACTCATTCTGTATGAAGCGCAGCGTCAGCGACACAATGCCGGGATGTATGAACGGGAACACACACAGTTGCCGCCGGAAACCGTTCACCGTATTCTGTTTGAGCGCGGACACCCGGTGCTGGCCAAAGTTGCCAAACGCAAAAAACTGCCTTACCCGCCTCTGGATGATGCGGGCCAGATTGTCGCTGATGATGCCTGGTGGCAGGCCATTCAATCCCGGGATAAATAACCCCCGGATCTGACGGAGCACAGAGAACACAGGCATGAGCGGACAAATGCTGGAGACCATCGCCCTGACCGAATTGTCCGGCGTGGGCGCCAAAATGGCAGAAAAACTTAACAAGATCGGCCTGCATACCGTGCAGGATCTCCTGTTTCACCTGCCGCTCCGTTACGAAGACCGGACCCGGATCTGGCCAATCGCTGAAATTCGGCCCGGCCAGCACCTGACGGTTCAAGGAGAAGTGCTCAGCAATGCCATTTCCTTCGGCAAACGCCGGATGCTGACCGTCAGAATCAGCGACCAGTCCGGCGCTCTGACCCTGCGCTTTTTCAACTTCAATGCCGCGATGAAAAACGCCCTGTCCGAAGGCAAACAGGTGAAAGCCTATGGTGAAATCCGCCGTGGCCAGCACGGGCCTGAAATCATTCATCCTGATTACAAAGTTTTTTCCGAAACGACGGAACTGGCTGTCGAGGAAACCCTGACTCCGGTCTATCCCACAACAGATGGTCTGCGTCAGCTGACCCTGCGCAATCTGACCGACCAAGCCCTGAAACTGCTGGATAAAGCCGCCGTCACCGAGCTGTTACCGGAAGGCTTGTACGACCGCCAGATGACACTGGCGCAAGCCCTGCATGTGATGCATCGCCCCACGCCGGACGTGTCGCTGGATCAACTGGAAAAAGGGGAACACCCGGCGCAGAAACGCCTGATCCTGGAAGAATTGCTGGCGCAGAACCTGTCGATGCTGGCTGTGCGTGAAAAAGGCCAGCAGCATCAGGCCTGGCCCCTGCCGCCGAGTGAAACCCTGAAGCAGCAACTGCTGGCGGGTCTGCCATTCAGTCCGACAGGTGCACAGCAACGGGTGACCGCCGATATTGAAAGCGATCTCGCCAAACCCGTGCCCATGATGCGGCTGGTACAAGGCGATGTCGGCTCCGGAAAAACCCTGGTCGCCGCTTTGGCTGCGATCCGTGCGATTGAGCATGGCTATCAGGTCGCCCTGATGGCTCCGACCGAACTTCTGGCAGAGCAACACGCCCTGAATTTTGCCCAATGGCTGGCACCGCTGGATATTCAGGTTGGCTGGCTGGCCGGTAAACTCAAAGGCAAAGCCCGGGAAACCGAGCTGGCCCGGATTGAAAGCGGCGAAGCCAAAATGGTGGTCGGCACACATGCGCTGTTTCAGCAACAGGTCATCTTCAGCAATCTGGCATTGGTGATCATTGATGAACAACACAGGTTCGGGGTGCATCAGCGGCTGGAACTGCGGGAAAAAGGCGCCAATGAAGGCCGTTATCCGCATCAGTTGATCATGACCGCCACCCCCATTCCCCGCACGCTGGCAATGACCGCCTATGCCGATCTTGAAACCTCGGTGATCGACGAACTGCCACCAGGCCGGACGCCAATTCAGACCGTTGCCGTTTCAGACACCCGTCGTGCCGACATCATTGAGCGTATCCGGGCCGCCTGTCTCAGCGAAGGCCGGCAGGCCTATTGGGTTTGTACCCTGATTGATGAATCCGAAGTGCTGGAAGCACAGGCAGCGTCAGACACCGCCACCGAACTAACCGCTCAGTTACCGGAACTGAAAATCGGCTTGGTCCATGGCCGGATGAAAGCCGCAGAGAAACAGGACGTGATGCAGCGTTTCAAAGCCGGTGAATTGCACTTACTCGTCGCAACGACAGTGATTGAAGTCGGGGTAGACGTCCCCAACGCCAGCCTGATGGTGATCGAAAATCCCGAGCGATTAGGTCTGGCCCAGCTCCACCAGCTGCGTGGCCGGGTTGGCCGGGGCAGCGTCGCCAGTCACTGTGTGCTGCTTTACCATGCGCCACTGTCGAAAACGGCACAACAGCGTCTGGGCGTCCTCCGGGAAAGCAGCGACGGCTTTGTGATCGCACAACGCGATCTCGAAATCCGGGGCCCCGGTGAACTGCTCGGCACCAAGCAAACCGGCATCGCCGATTTCAAAGTAGCCGATCTGGTGCGTGACCAGCACTTAATCCCGCAAGTTCAGAAAATGGCGCGCTACCTGCACGATCAGTATCCCAGCAATGCAAAAGCCATTATCGACCGCTGGCTGGGTAATAAAGAAAACTACTCCAACGCCTGAGCGATACATCCAACTTGCGTCACTTTGGCGGCATGATGCCGCCATTTTCTGCTTTTATTCCGAAACAAATAACTGCGCAAACGTTTGCTAAATTGTGATGCGTCATTAAAATAGGGCCAATTTTGACCCAAGGGTCTTTTCCGGCTTCGAACTTTATCTGTTCAGATCTCCGTTTTGAAGCCGATCTGTCGACGTATGAAGGAATGCCCATGACCGGCCAGCACCGAGAAATCGAGCGTCCACGCTCTTCCGACCTCATTTACCGCCTTGAAGATCGCCCGCCGCTGCCACAAACCCTGTTTGCCGCCCTGCAGCATCTGCTGGCGATGTTTGTCGCTGTGGTGACGCCCTCGCTGATTATCTGTCAGGCGCTTGGATTACCGGCCAGTGATACCAACACCATTGTCAGCATGTCCTTGCTGGCTTCCGGTGTGGCTTCTTTCATTCAGATCCGCACCATCGGCCCGGTCGGCTCTGGCCTGCTCTCTATTCAGGGCACCAGCTTCAACTTTCTGGGTCCGATTATCGGCGCCGGACTGGCGATGAAAGCTGGCGGGGCTGATGTCCCAACCATGATGGCCGCTATTTTTGGGACGATCCTGGCCGCTTCGCTGACAGAAGTCGCCATTTCACGGATTTTACAGCACACACGTCGCGTGATTACGCCGCTGGTGTCCGGGATTGTGGTGACCCTGATTGGCCTGACGCTGATTCAAATCGGTCTGACTTCCATTGGTGGTGGCTATGCCGCCATTGAAAACGGCAGCTTCGGCAGTCTGGATAAACTGCTGCTGGCTGGCATTGTGCTGGGACTGATTGTGCTGATGAACCGGATGAAGAATCCTTACCTGCGGGTCTCTTCTATTGTGATCGCCATGGCTGCCGGAACGCTGGCCGCCTGGCTAATGGGCATGATCGAGTCCGACCGCCTGGCCGAGACCTCGCTGATGGCAATTCCAGTTCCGATGCAATACGGCCTGGGGTTTGACTGGTCGCTGCTGATCCCGCTGATCATCGTGTTTGCGATTACCTCGCTCGAAGCCATCGGTGATATTACCGCCACGTCTGAGACCTCTGAACAGCCGGTTTCCGGCCCGGTTTACATGAAACGTATCAAAGGTGGTGTACTGGCCGATGGCATCAATTCCGCGCTGGCCGCCGTGCTGAACAGCTTCCCGAATTCGACGTTCAGCCAGAACAACGGCATCATCCAACTGACAGGGGTTGCCAGCCGTTATATCGGCTATTTTGTGGCAGGCATGCTCGTCTTGCTGGGTCTGTTTCCTGTGGTCGCCAATCTGGTTCAGTTAATTCCAGAACCTGTACTGGGCGGCGCAACCATTGTGATGTTCGGCACTATCGCGGCTTCTGGTGTCCGGATTATTTCCCGCTGTGAACTGGACCGTCGGGCGATTCTGATTATGGCGTTGTCGTTCTCAATGGGCTTAGGTATTGCGCAAAAGCCGGAAATTCTCCAGTTCATGCCTGAGTTTGTGAAGAGTATTCTGTCTTCCGGCATGGCCGCTGGCGGCCTGACTGCGATCCTTCTGAACCTGATCCTGCCGGAAGAGAAGAAAGACTGATTCTGTCCGATCCCTCTTTGCCATGGGGAGGGAATTTCGGGATTTCAGCACGCGCGATTCGATCCCTCCCCCTTTTCAAGGGGGAGGCTAGTAGGGGTTATCGGACACACATGCCAACTCCGTGCTCGCTGCACGAACCCCACCCTAACCCTCCCCTTGCCAAGGGGAGGGAAACTTCGGGATTTCAGCACGCGCGATTCGATCCCTCCCCCTTTTCAAGGGGGGAGGCTAGTAGGGGGTTATCGGACACACATGCCAACTCCGTGCTCGCTGCACGAACCCCACCCTAACCCGCCCCTTGACAAGGGGAGGGAATTTCGTGATTTCAGCACGCGCTAATCGGTCCCTCCCCCTTTTCAAGGGGAGGTTAGGAGGGGGTTACCAAACACCAGCGCCAAATCCAAATCTGAGCGCGCTATACGAACCCCACCCTCACCCTCCCCTTGCCAAGGGGAGGGAATTTCGGGATTTCAGCACGCGTTAATCGATCCCTCCCCCTTTTCAAGGGGGAGGCTAGGAGGGGGTTATCGGGCACACATGCCAAGTCCGTGCTCGCTTCACGAACCCCACCCTAACCCGCCCCTTGCCAAGGGGAGGGAATTTCGGGATTTCAGCACGCGCGATTCGATCCCTCCCCCTTTTCAAGGGGGAGGCTAGGAGGCACACATGCCAACTCCGTGCTCGCTGCACGAACCCTACCCTAACCCGCCCCTTGCCAAGGGAAGGGAATTTCGGGATTTCAGCACGCGCGATTCGATCCCTCCCCCTTTTCAAGGGGGAGGCTAGGAGGGGGTTATCGGACACACATGCCAACTCCGTGCTCGCTGCACGAACCCTACCCTAACCCGCCCCTTGACAAGGGGAGGGAATTTCGGGATTTCAGCACGCTCGATTCGATCCCTCCCCCCTTTTCAAGGGGGAGGCTAGGAGGGGGTTATCGGACACACATGCCAACTCCGTGCTCGCTGCACGAACCCCACCCTAACCCTCCCCTTGCCAAGGGGAGGGAAACTTCGGAATTTCAGCACGCGCGATTCGATCCCTCCCCCTTTTCAAGGGGGAGGTTAGGAGGGGGTTACCAAACACCAGCGCCAAATCCAAATCTGAGCGCGCTATACGAACCCCACCCTAACCCTCCCCTTGCCAAGGGGAGGGAAATTTCAGAAGTGCAGCACGCGCGATTCGATCCCTCCCCCTTTTCAAGGGGGAGGCTAGGAGGGGGTTATCGGACACACATGCCAACTCCGTGCTCGCTGCACGAACCCCACCCTAACCCGCCCCTTGCCAAGGGGAGGGAAGTTTCAGGAAATCAGGACTTACTGCCCCGTTTACCGTTCTGTTTCACCGTGCGCACAGGCAGGCTGACTTGTACCCGAAGGCCACCTTCACTGCGGTTGCTGAACTGAATCTCGCCTTCATGTTGATCCACGATGCGCTTCACAATCGCCAGACCAAGTCCGGTACCTTCTGCATCACTCCCCCGGGCACTGTCGCCGCGGGTCAGTGGCTGCAGCATTTTGGCAACCTGATCCGGCTCGATGCCCGGACCATCATCTTCAACGCAGAACCAGGCCATTTTTCGATCCGCCGTCATCCCACTGGTGACATGCACCCAGCCGTGACCATAGCGTAATGCGTTGATCACCAGATTGGTAATCAAGCGTTTAATCGCCACTCCATTGACGTAAACTTTGCCGCTCACAGGACCCAGTACAGTTTCAATGCCCCGTTCGATCCCCCCTTCGGCTTCCACCACATCTTCGACCAGAATATTCAGATCATGCAGTTCCTGCTCCAGCAGATGGGTTGATTTCAGATACTCCATGAACTGATTGATGATGGCATTACACTCTTCCGTGTCTTTAATCATACTCTCAGCCAGATAAGCATCTGCCGGGGACATCATTTCAGTCGCCAGACGGATCCGGGTCAACGGCGTACGCAAGTCATGACTCACACCGGCCATCAGCAGTGCCCGATCATCTTCCAGTTGCTTGATGCCTTCACCCATCCGGTTGAAGGCTTTAGTTACCGCCCGAATTTCCGACGCGCCCTGCACTTCCAGATGCGGTGGCGATCCGCCTTTCGCCACTTCCAGCGCAGCCTGCTCCAGCGCAACCAAGGGACGATTCTGAATCCGGATGAACAGCCAGCCGCCAGCAATTACCATAAAGGCGATAAACAAGCTGTAACCAAACAGCGGCGCGAAATCATCTTCCTGTAATTCAGACAAAGGCACCCGCATCAGAAAACCCGGCATTGCATCGCAATCGAGCCACAGCACATAACTGTCGGCCCCCAGCACCAACCGGACTTCCGTTGGCGTGCCCAGCTCCCGGGTCATCTCATCACTCAGGTAATCAATCTTGCTTGCAGCACGGAACTCTTCTGACTCCGGGCTGTTATCCGCATGCAGCGTGACGCCCAACTGTTCCAGCAACTGACGGCGTAAAGGGGTATCGAGATGAAAGGTATGGCCATCTGCCAGCTCAACATCTTCTTTGAGCATCAGCCGGACTTCGTAGGCCATGATCCGGTTGAACTGCTGCAAACTGGGCAGCAAGGCATAGTTCAACACAGCCAGATAAGAAAAAATCTGGCTGGCAATCAACAGGCCAGCCAGCAGAATGAGTGTGCGGGTAAACGTCGAGCGCGGCGACAGGCGCATCGGCATAATTTACGCCTCACTGCCATCGGGAACGAAAACGTAACCCAGTCCCCAAACGGTCTGGATATAACGCGGACGGCTCGGATCTTCTTCAATCATGCGGCGAAGCCGAGAGATCTGCACATCAATGGAACGCTCCATCGCTGAATATTCGCGGCCACGGGCCATATTCATCAGCTTATCGCGCGACATCGGCTCACGGGCATTGGTCACCAGCGCTTTCAGCACGGCGAATTCACCGGATGTCAGTGGCATCGATTCTTCGCCACGGAACATTTCACGGGTGCCCAGATTCAGACGAAACTCACCAAAGGTGATGATTTTGCCTTCCACACTCGGCGCGCCCGGCGCCTCAACGGTCTGACGACGTAACACGGCACGGATACGGGCCAGCAACTCACGCGGGTTAAACGGTTTTGGCAGATAGTCATCGGCGCCGACTTCCAGCCCGACAATTCGGTCGACTTCGTCGCCCTTGGCAGTCAGCATCAGGATCGGCAGCATGTTGTTGGCGTTCCGCAGACGACGGCAAATCGACAAGCCATCCTCACCCGGTAACATTAAATCCAGGACCATCAGGTGGAAATTCTCACGCGCCAGCAGGCGATCCATCTGTTCGCCATTCGCTACACTGCGGACCTGAAAACCCTGCTCAGACAGATAACGCTCCAGCAGCGCACGCAGGCGCATGTCGTCATCGACCACTAAAATCTTGAAATTGTCTTGCATCGTTACACCTTATGGTTCGAATTCCGGATGTCGCCGGGACGATATTTTACGCGACCCTTGCCTTTTCTGACTGAAATGGTGCGCAATTCTTCACCGTAAATTGTTACCGAGTATGTCAACTCAGTGACCGTTCTGCACAGTTTAGTCGTTGAGATAAGTTATCGT
Proteins encoded in this region:
- a CDS encoding Gfo/Idh/MocA family oxidoreductase, translated to MKTQADHKIILIGAGFISGVHAKAIQSLPDCQIAAIVDPNLTAATALAVQFEIPQCFSHLEEALAEITFDTAHVLTPPNTHFELVQTLLHHGKHVLVEKPLAETIAACDTLNAQAQAQGLTLAVNQNFVFHPVMDRARQFLDTNAIGPVKSVSLNYEMPLRQLDNGQFGHWMFRKPVNLLLEQAVHPLSQLLSLFGAPSGPLISRISQIKTLNAQPCILRLDAMGDLAVPFHLSFALGQSFPVWQLQITGEDGSLHLDFIRQRVILNERSRFLPALDTAVTASTMAGSLLSQGFRQLMDYAGAITGFKPSKDPFFMSMQASIRAFYQSIETKQHPIHNATFGRTLVALCHQLADKSQGAQHLQTTQAPAAKPQAMPLTDQRPYDVLVIGGTGFIGRHVVRQLLTAGYSVGIMARHLDALPDFFQHPAIQWIQGDVCDQATVDHAVSRATYVINLAHGGGSGDWQAIQHAMVDSARYVALACQSHGITRLVHLGSIASLYLGNDRTVIHNASPVDSAPHNRAHYARAKAMADQMLMHEFSTLDVVLLRPGIVVGEGGLLQHTGIGFFNNSQYFIGWNLGQNPLPFVLVQDVASATLAAMTQPDAKGKTLNLVGDVRPTAREYVAMLRKGLSRPYRYVPQLTLWLYLQELGKWAIKRMAGRHPEIPSLRDLRSRAMNARFDTSGEKRLLNWHPVNDWQVFYQQAVLVHQPPSATAIHSQADQATPAMHNALTPDSSSKKVSAL
- a CDS encoding glycosyltransferase family 4 protein produces the protein MTTVLNVFSTFALGGPQVRFAQLVNARSARERHVVIALDGQLEAASRIDPQKQVICIGLPELKALPLPAKLRRIAGYLRQYRPDVLMTYNWGAIEWALCNRLLTHCKGIHWEDGFNPEESARLLPRRNLFRRLALGGRTQVVVPSQTLMSIARQNWHIPACRLVYFPNGIRMPEQPAISATTRFPTLITLATLRKEKNLIRLIDTVAEQAPQCRLLIGGDGPLKPDIEAYLNHHQLGGRIQLAGRIEQVWPFLAQGDLFCLSSDTEQMPLSVLEAMGAALPVIATDVGDVKTMVAPANQPFVVPPSGYSRAMRGLLSSPELWSEIGQANRRKAQEQFSFQVMQENFARLLTTPC
- the gmk gene encoding guanylate kinase, which encodes MSKGTLYIVSAPSGAGKSSLINALLETNPTYDMKVSVSHTTRGMRPGEVHGVHYNFVSVEEFKELAEQSAFLEHAEVFGNFYGTSRLWIEQQLEKGIDVFLDIDWQGAQQIRLQMPQAKSIFILPPSKDELERRLNARGQDSEAVIARRMQEAQSEISHYTEYDYVIVNDDFDVALMDFKAIIRAERLKQDKQAAKYSSMLSALLAQQ
- the rpoZ gene encoding DNA-directed RNA polymerase subunit omega, with product MARVTVQDAVDKIGNRFDLIQIASRRARQMQTGGKDPLVPEENDKYTVIALREIEEGLITKDILDARERQEMQEQEAAELAAVSAIAGNQR
- the spoT gene encoding bifunctional GTP diphosphokinase/guanosine-3',5'-bis pyrophosphate 3'-pyrophosphohydrolase translates to MYLFDSLKEVVIEYLPETQIEALRQAYLVARDAHEGQTRSSGEPYIIHPIAVARILAEMRLDYETLMAALLHDVIEDTEVTKDDLDSRFGSTVAELVDGVSKLDKLKFRDRKEAQAENFRKMIMAMANDIRVILIKLADRTHNMRTLGALRPDKRRRIARETLEIFSPLAHRLGIHNIKTELEELGFEALYPNRYRVLKEVVAAARGNRKEMINRIHAEIEGRLHDAGIDGKVVGREKNLYSIYNKMKNKEQRFHSIMDIYAFRVLVNDLDTCYRVLGQVHNLYKPRPSRMKDYIAIPKANGYQSLHTSLVGPHGVPVEVQIRTEDMDQMADKGVAAHWTYKDRESSGTTAQVKAQRWMQSLMELQQSAGNSFEFIENVKSDLFPDEIYVFTPKGRIVELPVGATAVDFAYAVHTDVGNTCVGAKVDRQPYPLSKPLKNGQTVDIISAPGARPNAAWLNYVVTSRARTKIRQVLKTMRRAESITLGRRLLNHALGELNIDQIDPVTLDKVLKDLRLKDAESLLAAIGLGELMSVVIARRLLGTLEEEPQSDDKRRMPIRGADGILLTFANCCHPIHGDPIMAYVSPGKGLVIHREECSNIRGYQKEPDKYMPVEWSRDFEQEFVTNLKVDMQNHQGALADLTNTIANTGSNIQGLSTEEKDGRLYTITVRLTTKGRVHLANIMRRIRVMPNVVRVARQKN